Below is a window of Syngnathus acus chromosome 8, fSynAcu1.2, whole genome shotgun sequence DNA.
CACTTGCAATGATCTCTGGGCTCTTTTGTTATTCTGCTCCCATTGAAATCTTTAGATGTCGTTTTTTTGCAGCATTCAACTTGGGAATGGTGCAGTGAGAACTGAACTCACAAAGCCAATTGGAAAGTCAGCCAAGTGATCCACTAAACCATCACTTGTCCcaatcaggtttttttttttaatggcagaCAAATGATTTACAAAGCCTCTGAGCTCAGGCCAGGCACGCTTTTATATTTGAGATCATGCTTTATTTATCCAAGCTTTGGCCTTTCCATTCTTTTAATTATCTTTCCTCTTATCAGTGTATAAAGCGTTCTTTGTTACACTACTGCCCTCTGGTGGTTGTGTCtgatattttctttctttccagcTCTCCAAATATTTCTGCCGTCAATTGAtgttattttctgtcatttgCTCATTCAAGATCAAAGATAGCTGCGCACCATCGGTTAACGTCTTAATGAACCCAagttatgttgttttttttccaggaagaGGTGCAGGAACTGAGCAGGAGGCTGACTGCCATTGATTGTCAGCTCCGCAAGTCTGAAGTCAACAGAAAACACCTTGAGATGTCCAACAAAAGACTTCTAGGCTTTGCACAGGTACGAGAACTCCAAATATGGAATGATGCACATTCTTCAAAAGTGAGAATATGAAATATGAATAATTATTACATTTCAATGTACTTGTGCTCTTCCCTCAGAACGTCCACAAGGTATTAACAACCCCAAGCTTGTTTGGAGGAGAACACGGGTaagaaataaatgtcaataGAGTAGCCTGGTTGGTCTGCAGCCAGCTTTGCTCATTGTGGTTTGTGTTTCACATATCAGGAGCAACAAGTCCTCACCGGCTGCAGACAGTCCCGACACACTTTCGCCACTTCCCGATCCCGCTTTGCAGCTGGCAGTTGAGGCCAAAGAGCTGGTGCAGGGCGTATTCACCACTCCCAATGATGCCATAGGTATGTATTACTTAGCAAGTggataaaacaaacattgccCACCCATTCTAAATTCATTCACAATTGGATCAAacctaactttttttttttcctttcaaaagTGTAAACTAAGCATTGCTTGTGTTAATAAGGCTGTCAAAGAAATGCAACAGGGCATCATAGACACGCAATAATATCAAAGTAAAATACAGTTCATGTCAAGCTTACCGCATTACTGTGTCCGTCGTTTCTGCAGATTGAAGGATTCTTGGTGCTTTGCAAAGACAAGCAGGACTTTCCACTGATGTGGGAACTTTGTCCTGAAAAATTAAACTTAACCAGGCACTTGTTTGAGGTTCTGATGCTGGGGATGGAGTTGTGTGGATTAATGCATCCAACAACGGAACATTTTGGTGTCTCCACTTCAGCAATattgagttgtttggactacaaaagtcTCTCCGAGTATTAAAGATGGGGGATTTGCCAAATTGTTTGGCCACACCCATGACCTTAATTGGTAGTGCCGCCCCAAAGACTGCGACGTCATAGATACAAATGcataatagaaaatggataaaaCTGAACCAAGTAAAAAATATGCCCCAAACAGATTATAAATGCATCTCTGCAACACTTGGATAGATTAAGTTTTTCTGCAATCCtgcacaataaaatgtatttaaaagctaaaaaagtggattttccatGATGTATCTATTTTCTTCTGACCTATGAACAGTGACAGAGAAGGAAGTTGCTCCAGATGTCAGCCCTCACTACATGTGAGCCCAAAGGACGACCAGGGAAGAACATTAGCCCAAACTCTCCAATCAGACACAGAATCCACTCGGACACTCAACTGAGCCAGCGCCCTCCGACACACATCTTTTGAAAATAAGACTTTATTTCAGATCCACAGCTCcttgtgacacacacacaacactacTATTTAATGCCAAAGCTCAGTATACATCCAATTAGACATCCTCAGCTTCCAGTGTGGCTTCTGCAAATGGACTCAACCAAGACCTGGACAGATATCTCCACGGAAACATTTGCCCTCTTGTTTGAACTTGTTAACTTTAGGCATGAGCACAATACACAGATGATGCACAACTAATATTCCTTCCTATTTTCTACCCTCTCATCACAATGCATGTAGAGGCCAATCTCAATCCATGAATCTCCGTAATAACCCCATCTGCTAAGAACAAGCATCAAGTGAGTTGACCTCAATTGTTTCTCCCATTGTGAATGGAAGCAGAGCAAGATTTTGCGTTGATACGCAAGACCAACCTGAACAGTTTGTTGGGTCAACATCATTGCATGATGCGAGGGACGTTGTTGTACAATATTAGGAAATCACCGATGTAGCTCCTGTTGTGTTATCTTGTGTCGTTCGTAATCAAGAGTCCAAacagccatccatccgtcATGGTTCTTTATATTTCTATGAACAACGCACATACTGTATAAATGACTATCATGTCCTGTATTTCAACCAGACTGAATCTTTGTTGTGGCCTCATTCTTTCTGTTACTCTTTTATAATAAAGGAATAACTGATAAATGACTTATCGTTATTCAAATTCATATCAAAAGTCTATTCCAGTAACAACTGGAGCAGATTTTTCAACAACTGAAGAGAATAAacttaaaaccaaaataagcCATTTGGTGTGCCCCATGCTCACAGAAGCAAATATAACAAGGATCATTAGTTTATATATCCCCACCAAAAGGAAAACTTATCTGTACAACTGCTtgtaaaattcaaacaaaacctaaaatattttgagaGTATACGGCTCTAACACTAACGTCATTAATGTTTCTTGCTATTGCACCAGatagagagaaaacaaaaaatcataaaaggaCAGGATGAGAAAGTTGCCTCCGAGATGTTTCCACCCTGATATGAATGCAATGTGAATCATTACAAATATTATTCGTCAGGTCTCAGGATGACCCGGCCAAGTGTGACAGTTCGCCATGTGGAACTAGCACTGTCTCTGGAAGTAGATGGGAGGTGAGCCGATACTGGGGTTGGATTCAAACGAGTTGGGTGTCATCCCGACCATCTCGTCGCCCTGCGGCGTCTCCCCGCCCAGGAAGTCAAGTTCGTCCTCTTTCGAGCCCTGACAAAACAACTGTTAGTATTCGGGAGAATGCTGCTCTCATCCTCTCGCCGGCATACCTGAGGGACTCTTTTAGGGACGACCAGCTCCGAGTCTGCCGGCTCCTCCCACACCTGGTAGAGAGGCTCTATCAGTTCACCAGACCTGcgtgaaaaaaatagaaggtTCTGTTTCATCATTTCTTCAGCTTGGTGAAAATACGCATGGCGTACCTTTTTAGCAGGTAGGGGTCAAAAGGAAAGAAGCTGTCCAAGGGGTTGGTGTTGGTGCTCACGCTGTCACCTCCTGCAGAGCTGTGCACCATGGGCAACAAGTGGCGGTTGTTCCTCTCTATGATGGTGTAACAGAAAACCACCTGATATTTCCTGGGggcaaaaaaagcagcaaagcACTGGAGAATCTGGCGTACGATGAAAGCTAGCGCTGTAACAATTGCGTTATGTGTACTGAGCACTTACCTGGTGATGGCTGCAAACAAATTGGTGACTGCTGGGAGACACACTTTAAGCGGGTTCATCTGACACATGACCACCCTCTCCAGGTTCAAACTCTGGAGGTACTCCAAGCCTGATACACACGACGCACAGCATTTATGGAAAGGACTAGACAACAGCCCTCGACACGAATGAGTCAGGTGAGAAATCATTTTCTGATGGGGAATTTTGTTTAGGACTTTCATTGAGGCAACAAcagtgctttgctgccatcttgtggcagcTATATGCAGTTATAAACTTTAATGGTCGACCGTACGCATGAATAACTAACTCGTCAAGAGATAGGTGGAATAATCACAAAGAAGCATGGTGAGTAAAACAGTGCAGAGATGTTTACCTTTCTTCATGTCTCCCGCCAGAATGGCTCCATGTCTGAAGATGATGGTGTAAAAGACCGCCTGGCAGGCGGTGTAGAAGGGTCCATGGAGGCTGATGTCACAGCAGGCCTGCCCGCCTTTACTATCCTGACTGTCGATGTAGCGATGGATCCACGGGATGAGCAGGTCCAGACACGCCCGTACTGTGCTGCAGGAGATAAGTGCACACTCAATTAGATCAGTAAAAGGAAGGAGTTCAAATATCTTGAGGTCTCGGTTACGAGCGAGGGCAAAATGAAATGCCAGATGTTCACGAGAGCAAAATTGTCAATAAGCTTACAGCACAGGGATGAAGTTGGCTCTGGCGAGGAAGCTTCCCATGTATCCCGCAGCAGCCTGGCGGAGGACAGCGGGCTGAGATGGACTCTGCAGAATCTTCCACAAGTGCTCCAGGAAAGCCTCCGCGAGTGCCTTGAAGACAGAATTATGATTTAATATTAATACAGCCACCCtcgtgaggaaaaaaaaaaggggcagCAGACTCACCAGCCTGAAGCTGCAGAGGTAAAAAATCAGGTACTGGATGTGACACGAAGCATGTGTGGGCAAGATGAGCTTGTCAAACACATCCAACAAGTCCCTGTACAATTCCTTTGTTCTGTCTGTATGAAGACCGCCTGGAAGTGAAGATAGGATAGCTCTGAATAACAATTAAGAGAATGTATTCTGATGATTCCTAGTGGTCCAAGCGGGAGTGACGAGAGTATAAAACAAGGAGTAATGGGGTACCATTGACGAGGCAGACATCCTTGATATACGCCAACAGGATTGCCATGAGTGAATCAAGCCTGTCAGCCACCGGGTGGGACATGATTTCCAAATTGGGGGGCTCATCTGTCTGCAGGTCCTCGTCctagtgcacacacacacaatttgaaaCTCTACACAAGACAATGAGAACTACAATGTGGCGAAAAAGATCTCTTCCGTACCATATCAAAGAGGGCCTCTTCAGTAGAGTTGCCTGACATATGGCTTTGAACCATTTTCTCTTCAGCCTCTTCGATATCGGAACGGGATGCGCTCACCTAGAACGGAATCAACGTTGTGTTGATTCACATTGTCACCTAAAAAAGAATGATCATTTATATGTCCGGGAAATAAATCTTACATCTAGTTTAAGCATCTGTCCAATGATGATCTCCAGTACGTCTCGTCGAATGGTCGGTATGTACACACTCAGTTTCAGTAGGTTGTGGACGTAACACTCCTGCAGcgaaaaagacaaacatcaaGACAGTGCTGCCGTATGTATTATGTCATGTCTTTTTCGGTGGCTTACCAGGGTTCTGGAGGACTTTTGAACAAACGGAAACCTGTCTTGCAAAATGGGCACCAGAAAGTGACTTGTGCTGGAAAGAAGGAAGAGCGGAATATGATGcacaaaacaaagccaaaaagCTCAACAAGACGAAAGGTGCTCAAAGTGACTTACGATGGGACATATCTTGTGATGAGCTGCAAAGCTTGGTGGCAGCGGTTGAAATGTTTGGGgagatctaaaaaaaatgtgtacgTGTTAATTCagtcagcaaaacaaaagctgaaGCTAAACCTTGAATACAATATAATGGCTCATCTATAAACATTTGCCACGTTTTTGCGTAAGGTATTTCTCAACACTGGGACTTCAGTGTAAGTAGAAGCAAGAACACAcattcatcttcatcatctgtATCCGACATATCGACTCCTCCTTCAGAGATGGCTATCCTTTCTGGAAACACACATACATCATTGCTAAAAACACATTGCCAAGATTGTGACGGAGAAAAAGCAGGTCGAAACGTACTCGGCGTAAAGTACTTGACGATCATTTGGAGACATGCACATAGGAAGACGGTCTGTGCTGATACTAGGTTACTAAGGAAGGCCATGTACTCCTCCGCCACTGCTTGGCTTCGATCCACCCAGGGAAGCCTCTGCAAAATCcacacaaacagcaaacaagcaTTATATTTTTCATGTATTAAGTCAATGAGAATGAAATGAATGCTGCTGCAAAATACGGACTAAGAGAGTGTAGATGAGTTGTTCATGGTCTTTGGTGAGCTGAGCGATACAATTCCGAAACTCTTGTAGCCATGTAATAATCTGTGCATCCTGcaaggagagcgagagagagagaacagaTGCAAAACTGACAGCCAACACAACAAAGACCGCAGCGCTTTACCTTTATATCAGGATCGGCCAGCTGATGCTTCAGCAGTTCGTAGTCACTCAAGTCTCCcttcataaaagaaaaacagcttACCACGCACATATTCACAGATATAATAATATTACGCATTACGTATAGACATTTTAAAAGCGTGAGTTGTGTTCCAAACCTGCAAAACAAACCTTACGACTCACCTGTTTATACTTGGCTAATGTTTCCACAACACTACCACCAAACCTGACGGTTTTTAAGGGAGGAGTGTTCAGAAAATCACGATCGGTTATCTCCATGCTTCATAAATGAACGAGCGCGTGGATTAGCAGGGTTAGCTTCTCGAATGAGCAGTTACGCGACAGCTGGCGGGATTTACGGTACGGTTTCGTAAATAACTTTAAAGAAAAAGACTGTTAGTCTGtaaacaaatatattcattTTCAACTGTTTCGAAGTTAAACGTGTTTAACGAGAGTAACAAAATCACATGGAGAGTTTCTCCTTTCGTTACATCCGGGAGAGAGCTTCTTCTGATGCATTAAGGGTGGAGTCAAGCTCAGTAGTGCTCGTTGGGGCCGTCTAGTGGTTACATAAGAAATAGCACCAATTCGTAATTGTAAAGCACTACCTGCTATAATTAACATAACTTTACTGTAACCAAAATTCAATAATAAACTATGCTTTTCATATTCATATGtttttcaattattcattttctttttgcattgGTCAGGGTTTCCTAAAGCTGCTTCCATCTACATTATAGTTGTAGCTTGCAGTTGGAAGCAGCTTGATAAAGGCAATCTTATTACAAAGGTTACTCATTGACATTTGTTATCACTCCGGGTGGGAACAAGGAAGTTGTTGCACATTCACCATTTTAACAGCAGTATCCTATCTAGTGCATGTGTTTCACCACACataatattatatttcaagatattgtattatttgccCTGTGTGTTGTCAAATCTCATTTAAACAACTTGGATGTCTTGAGAAGTTGTGCAGTGTCGccttaaacaaaacaataaattcatACATTCTGAATGTAGGCTTTCAAGGTAAGTACagatgaatgtttttattaaaaatatagaCCATTCTTTATAATTATGACTGCAATTGCAACTCAATATCCATAAACCACATACTTGACAGTTTGTTGATTCAACATATGgattttgaacaaataaaatcaaaatgaattaGAAAATAACATTGAGCCAAGTCTAAGCGCATCCAGACTCTCCCCAGGTCAGCAATGAACTCAGAATGTATCTggaagtgaaataaaaataaatgatcataGGGGAAACAACCATTATGTGGAAGTACGTGTCACGCTTCTATTGTTTGAACTGGTGTGGTCTTTTAGTGGGGAATGAACTGAGGTTAATAATTAGCTTCTGATAATACTTGTGGTTTGTAACTGAAAAACTACAAAGCAAAGGAGCATCTAGTTTTGCATTTAAGATTCATTCAAATAGGTGGAAACTATTTCTCTGGTAAGAATGGCAAAATAAGATTTGTTAATAGAGTTTAATGCAACCTTCAATACCGTTTTGTATTAtggaattaca
It encodes the following:
- the rrn3 gene encoding RNA polymerase I-specific transcription initiation factor RRN3 isoform X2, whose translation is MEITDRDFLNTPPLKTVRFGGSVVETLAKYKQGDLSDYELLKHQLADPDIKDAQIITWLQEFRNCIAQLTKDHEQLIYTLLRLPWVDRSQAVAEEYMAFLSNLVSAQTVFLCACLQMIVKYFTPKRIAISEGGVDMSDTDDEDEYLPKHFNRCHQALQLITRYVPSTSHFLVPILQDRFPFVQKSSRTLECYVHNLLKLSVYIPTIRRDVLEIIIGQMLKLDVSASRSDIEEAEEKMVQSHMSGNSTEEALFDMDEDLQTDEPPNLEIMSHPVADRLDSLMAILLAYIKDVCLVNGGLHTDRTKELYRDLLDVFDKLILPTHASCHIQYLIFYLCSFRLALAEAFLEHLWKILQSPSQPAVLRQAAAGYMGSFLARANFIPVLTVRACLDLLIPWIHRYIDSQDSKGGQACCDISLHGPFYTACQAVFYTIIFRHGAILAGDMKKGLEYLQSLNLERVVMCQMNPLKVCLPAVTNLFAAITRKYQVVFCYTIIERNNRHLLPMVHSSAGGDSVSTNTNPLDSFFPFDPYLLKRSGELIEPLYQVWEEPADSELVVPKRVPQGSKEDELDFLGGETPQGDEMVGMTPNSFESNPSIGSPPIYFQRQC
- the rrn3 gene encoding RNA polymerase I-specific transcription initiation factor RRN3 isoform X1, with amino-acid sequence MEITDRDFLNTPPLKTVRFGGSVVETLAKYKQGDLSDYELLKHQLADPDIKDAQIITWLQEFRNCIAQLTKDHEQLIYTLLRLPWVDRSQAVAEEYMAFLSNLVSAQTVFLCACLQMIVKYFTPKRIAISEGGVDMSDTDDEDEYLPKHFNRCHQALQLITRYVPSTSHFLVPILQDRFPFVQKSSRTLECYVHNLLKLSVYIPTIRRDVLEIIIGQMLKLDVSASRSDIEEAEEKMVQSHMSGNSTEEALFDMDEDLQTDEPPNLEIMSHPVADRLDSLMAILLAYIKDVCLVNGGLHTDRTKELYRDLLDVFDKLILPTHASCHIQYLIFYLCSFRLVSLLPLFFFLTRVAVLILNHNSVFKALAEAFLEHLWKILQSPSQPAVLRQAAAGYMGSFLARANFIPVLTVRACLDLLIPWIHRYIDSQDSKGGQACCDISLHGPFYTACQAVFYTIIFRHGAILAGDMKKGLEYLQSLNLERVVMCQMNPLKVCLPAVTNLFAAITRKYQVVFCYTIIERNNRHLLPMVHSSAGGDSVSTNTNPLDSFFPFDPYLLKRSGELIEPLYQVWEEPADSELVVPKRVPQGSKEDELDFLGGETPQGDEMVGMTPNSFESNPSIGSPPIYFQRQC